In the Nicotiana tabacum cultivar K326 chromosome 16, ASM71507v2, whole genome shotgun sequence genome, one interval contains:
- the LOC107794654 gene encoding 14-3-3-like protein A (The RefSeq protein has 2 substitutions compared to this genomic sequence): MASPREENVYLAKLAEQAERYEEMVEFMEKVVGAGDDELTIEERNLLSVAYKNVIGARRASWRIISSIEQKEESRGNEDHVASIKTYRSKIESELTSICNGILKLLDSKLIGTAATGDSKVFYLKMKGDYYRYLAEFKTGAERKEAAENTLSAYKSAQDIANGELAPTHPIRLGLALNFSVFYYEILNSPDRACNLAKQAFDEAIAELGTLGEESYKDSTLIMQLFCDNLTLWTSDMQDDGTDEIKEPSKAEEQQ, encoded by the exons ATGGCATCGCCACGCGAAGAGAACGTGTACCTGGCGAAGCTTGCTGAGCAAGCCGAACGCTACGAGGAGATGGTAGAATTTATGGAGAAAGTCGTCGGCGCCGGCGACGACGAACTCACCATCGAGGAACGCAACCTCCTCTCCGTCGCGTACAAAAACGTGATCGGAGCGAGGAGAGCGTCGTGGCGCATAATCTCATCGATTGAGCAGAAAGAGGAGAGTCGCGGTAACGAAGATCACGTGGCCTCCATTAAAACCTACAGATCTAAGATCGAATCTGAATTGACTTCGATCTGTAACGGTATCCTTAAGTTGCTCGATTCAAAACTCATTGGCACCGCTGCTACTGGTGACTCTAAGGTTTTCTATTTGAAAATGAAGGGAGATTATTACAGGTACTTGGCTGAGTTCAAAAccggagctgagagaaaagaagCCGCCGAGAATACTCTTTCGGCTTACAAGTCGGCTCAG GATATTGCTAATGGTGAATTAGCCCCTACACATCCAATCCGATTGGGGCTAGCTCTCAATTTCTCAGTGTTTTACTATGAGATATTGAACTCTCCTGATCGTGCTTGTAATCTCGCCAAACAG GCATTTGATGAGGCTATTGCGGAGCTTGGCACCCTGGGAGAGGAGTCCTACAAGGATAGCACTTTGATTATGCAACTTCTTCGTGATAACCTCACTTTGTGGACCTCAGATATGCAG GATGATGGAACTGATGAGATCAAAGAACCATCAAAAGCAGAGGAGCAGCAGTAA
- the LOC107794653 gene encoding uncharacterized protein LOC107794653, with amino-acid sequence MEKHIFLLILLFLVQYYSVFISAAPSNETDQEALLAFQNLVTSPSLFLAKNWTSNTSFCSWFGVTCSSRRQRVVALTLPNLKLQGTISPSLANLSFLRELNLGNNFFHGGIPYGLGNLPRLRVIDIQNNQLQGSIPRNLFQHQRVEKVSLAFNELNGEMWNGPWYVPELKVLDLMNNSLTGMIPPTVGNATKLMNLSLSGNKISGNIPKEIGNLSQLAVLSLYDNQLTGSIPATMFKISSLIAAALGINRLSGPLLLDEGNSLSNLEELSISYNLISGYIPSNICQLTELRILSISFNNIAGEIPRNIGCLAKLEMFFIGFNKINGVIPTSLGNITALQYLSCPNNHMEGLIPPELGKLSNLRLLYFQENYNLTGEIPEAIFNISSLETIFFSFNKLSGRIPATTGLHLPNLQELFLAQNQLEGEIPPYITNASKLETLELSGNYLRGSIPTNLGNFRGLKNLLLWGNQLVNEPGEHELRFFNSLVDCRMLRYLYVGSNPLNGVLPDAIGNLSSTIENFHMSDAHINGLIPTGIGNISGLLGLDFEENNLTGSIPSEVSKLTQLQGLFLTKNKLQGHIVEAVCHLSNLVRLTLNDNELFGLIPECIGNLSMLQQLYVDSNNFSSKLPLSIWKMSRLLYLNISENSIEGEVPPDIGELKAIVELDFSSNHFWGMIPSECGELQNLKSLNLSNNSFSGPIPLSFANLIGLEFLDLSFNALSGTIPKSLEKLSHLISINVSFNDLEGEIPSGGVFANFTSQSFLGNSGLCGMQVLGVPACPITNSGRQSNSKKLLLKVVIPVVISSFLMFLLASIWIGKRQKKGKSKDVEKVPEIKTHQLVSYHEIQRATNNFDGSNLIGVGSSGSVYKGTLSSGIVVAMKVLDLQNEEACKRFDTECEVVRNVRHRNLVTVITTCSSEHIRAFVLQYMSNGSLDNWLYREECHLNLLQRVTIMLDVAVAIEYLHHFHDTPIVHCDIKPANVLLDEDMVAHVGDFGISKILAVSKSMAHTETLGTLGYIAPEYGSEGIVSTSGDVYSYGIMLMEVLAKRRPTDEEIFNENLGLREWIKRAFSGTMMEAVDANLFLEEEQVNSKSEICIASMIQLALDCTNERPESRIAMKDVVKRLHKIKNTFLAT; translated from the exons ATGGAGAAGCACATTTTCTTATTGATTCTTCTCTTTCTAGTTCAATACTACTCAGTTTTTATATCAGCTGCTCCTTCAAATGAGACAGACCAAGAAGCTCTTTTAGCTTTCCAAAATCTTGTTACAAGTCCAAGTCTCTTCCTGGCCAAGAACTGGACTAGCAATACTTCTTTTTGCTCGTGGTTCGGTGTCACGTGCAGTTCAAGAAGGCAAAGGGTTGTAGCCTTGACCCTTCCTAATTTGAAACTTCAAGGCACAATTTCTCCATCTTTGGCTAATTTGTCCTTTCTCAGAGAGCTCAATCTTGGGAACAACTTCTTCCATGGTGGCATTCCTTATGGCCTTGGCAACTTACCTCGCTTGCGAGTGATTGATATTCAAAACAATCAGCTCCAAGGAAGTATTCCAAGAAATCTTTTCCAACACCAGAGAGTTGAAAAAGTTTCTTTGGCTTTCAATGAACTCAATGGTGAAATGTGGAATGGGCCATGGTATGTACCAGAACTCAAAGTCTTGGATCTCATGAACAATAGCCTCACGGGTATGATCCCTCCTACTGTTGGAAACGCCACAAAATTGATGAACCTCAGTTTGTCTGGGAATAAAATCAGCGGCAACATTCCAAAGGAGATTGGTAATCTGAGCCAACTTGCAGTGTTGTCCTTGTACGATAATCAGTTAACAGGTTCCATTCCTGCAACAATGTTTAAAATCTCGTCGCTAATTGCAGCAGCTCTGGGAATCAATAGGCTTTCTGGTCCTCTCTTGCTTGATGAAGGGAATAGTTTGTCAAATCTGGAGGAGTTAAGTATATCTTACAATCTGATTTCCGGTTATATTCCTTCCAACATTTGTCAGCTCACAGAGCTCAGAATTTTGTCCATATCTTTCAACAACATAGCTGGAGAAATACCCAGAAATATTGGATGTTTAGCCAAGCTTGAGATGTTCTTTATtggatttaataaaataaatggtGTTATTCCTACTTCATTGGGAAATATTACCGCTCTGCAATATCTTAGTTGTCCAAACAATCACATGGAGGGGCTAATTCCTCCAGAGTTAGGGAAACTATCAAACTTGAGGCTGTTATATTTTCAGGAAAATTATAATCTTACTGGCGAAATCCCAGAGGCTATTTTCAACATATCTTCTTTGGAGACTATTTTTTTCAGTTTCAACAAACTCTCGGGGAGAATTCCAGCCACTACAGGTCTTCATCTTCCGAACCTTCAAGAACTTTTCTTGGCACAAAATCAGCTCGAAGGGGAAATTCCTCCGTACATCACAAATGCTTCCAAGCTTGAGACATTAGAACTATCCGGGAACTATCTCAGAGGCAGTATTCCTACTAATTTGGGAAATTTTCGTGGGTTGAAAAATCTGCTGCTGTGGGGTAATCAACTTGTCAATGAACCAGGTGAACATGAGTTGCGATTCTTCAATTCTTTGGTGGACTGCAGAATGTTGCGATATCTATACGTCGGTTCCAATCCATTGAATGGTGTTCTGCCTGATGCTATTGGAAATCTTTCATCTACTATAGAAAATTTTCATATGTCAGATGCACACATCAACGGCCTCATTCCCACAGGTATAGGCAACATAAGCGGTCTATTAGGCCTAGACTTTGAAGAAAACAACTTGACGGGAAGTATTCCTTCTGAGGTTAGTAAGCTTACACAGCTCCAAGGGTTATTTCTCACTAAAAATAAATTACAAGGGCATATCGTAGAGGCAGTATGTCATTTATCTAATTTGGTTCGATTAACTCTGAATGATAATGAGCTCTTTGGGTTAATTCCAGAATGTATAGGGAATCTTAGCATGCTACAACAACTTTATGTGGATTCTAACAACTTTTCATCAAAGCTTCCTTTGAGCATTTGGAAGATGAGTAGACTTCTCTATCTAAACATATCAGAAAATTCTATAGAGGGAGAAGTTCCACCTGACATTGGAGAACTGAAAGCCATTGTAGAACTAGATTTTTCTAGTAACCACTTTTGGGGCATGATACCAAGCGAATGTGGAGAGCTCCAAAACTTGAAGTCTCTTAACCTATCGAACAATTCATTTTCAGGCCCAATTCCATTATCCTTTGCCAACTTGATAGGCTTGGAATTTTTGGATTTGTCTTTTAATGCCTTGTCAGGCACTATTCCTAAATCATTGGAAAAACTATCACACCTTATAAGTATCAATGTTTCATTCAATGATTTAGAAGGTGAAATACCCAGTGGTGGCGTATTTGCAAATTTCACTTCGCAATCTTTCCTAGGGAACAGTGGTCTATGTGGAATGCAAGTACTGGGGGTTCCTGCTTGCCCTATCACTAATTCTGGACGACAATCAAACTCTAAGAAGCTTCTGCTAAAAGTCGTTATTCCAGTGGTTATTTCATCTTTTCTAATGTTCCTGTTGGCTTCAATTTGGATAGGGAAACGACAGAAGAAAGGGAAGTCTAAAGATGTCGAAAAGGTACCGGAGATCAAAACTCATCAATTAGTTTCCTATCACGAGATTCAGCGAGCAACAAATAATTTTGATGGATCAAATTTAATTGGTGTGGGAAGTTCTGGTTCTGTGTACAAAGGGACATTATCCAGTGGAATTGTGGTGGCAATGAAGGTTCTGGATTTACAAAATGAGGAAGCATGCAAAAGGTTTGATACTGAATGTGAAGTAGTGAGAAATGTTCGGCACAGAAATCTCGTCACGGTTATCACTACTTGCTCTAGCGAACACATAAGAGCCTTCGTTCTGCAATATATGTCCAATGGAAGTCTTGATAATTGGTTGTACAGAGAAGAATGCCACTTGAACCTTCTTCAAAGAGTCACCATAATGCTTGATGTGGCAGTGGCAATTGAATATCTACATCATTTTCATGACACTCCGATAGTTCATTGCGACATAAAGCCAGCCAATGTTCTTTTGGATGAAGATATGGTGGCTCATGTTGGTGATTTTGGCATCTCTAAAATTTTAGCGGTAAGCAAATCCATGGCACACACCGAGACATTGGGCACTCTTGGTTACATTGCACCAG AATATGGCTCGGAGGGAATAGTGTCCACTAGCGGTGATGTTTACAGCTATGGAATCATGTTGATGGAGGTTCTGGCAAAAAGAAGGCCAACAGATGAAGAGATATTTAATGAAAATCTTGGCTTAAGGGAGTGGATAAAACGAGCATTTTCAGGGACAATGATGGAAGCTGTGGATGCCAATCTTTTTCTTGAGGAAGAACAGGTCAATTCTAAAAGTGAAATTTGCATAGCGTCCATGATACAATTGGCTTTGGACTGCACAAACGAAAGGCCAGAATCAAGGATAGCCATGAAAGATGTAGTCAAGAGGCTTCACAAAATCAAGAACACATTTTTGGCAACATAG